The DNA region CATTTTTTTCCAACTTAATCCCTGGTTCCTAAAAACGGCGATTCCAAGTGAAGGAACTTTTTCCTCTTTCATTAAGTCTTCTATATATATTTCGTTTGGAAGATTGGTTCTTTTTTTGAGGTTTAATTTTTTAGCATCAAAAATGATTTCTGTTAAGATTGATTTTATTGAAGATAAATCACCTTTGCTGTTTCCATAGGGACTTATAATTGTAATAAAAATTCTACTCTTTAAGTCATGATATATAAAGTTTGAAATTCCCTTTTCTTTACCATAAGTCCAATAAAAATAATCTCCAACAAAAACGCCTTCGCCAAAAGCAATTGGATCTTCAGATATGGAGTCAGATAAAACAGTTTTTTTGATCAAACTGTCTCTGGAAGTTTTTGAGATTAATTTTGGTTTTTTTAATTCCAAACTAAATAGAGATAAATCTTCCGGTGTGGAGTAAATTCCGCTATTTCCTATTAATACTTCATTTGAATCTACGTTTGAATGTTGGAATCCTAGTGGATCAAAAACTTTTTCTTTTAAAAATTTGGAGTAGGTTGATCCAGAAACCTTTTCGATGATGTAAGACAAAAATACATAATCAAGTCGACTGTACTTCCAATATTCACCTGGTGGAAAGGCAGGTTTTAATTTGGATTCTAAAAATATCCTTTTGACATCATCACGTTTTAAGTGATTTTTTTCTGTATCAAAGTTTGGGAGAAATTCTATAATTTTTGGCAAACCAGATGTGTGATGTAATAGATGCCCAATCGTAATTTTAGGATAAGGAAACCATTTGAGATGTTTAGTAACGGGGTCGGTTAAAGAAATTTTTTTTTCTTCTTCCAACATATGAATCACAAAGGAAGTGAAAGTTTTGGTTGATTCACCTAACGGAAAATTATGTTTTTTGTATAATTGTGAATTTTTCCTTTTTTTACCAGGAAAAATGGATTCTCTAAACAGGATATTGTCATCTTGGGAAATGAGGACTACACCCAGGAATCCTTCTTGTTTGATTCTTTTTCGAATTTTTTCTTTCGTTTCTTCTGAGAAAGAGCCTATTTCGGATTCTCCACAGTTTGTAAAAAATAAACTGAAAAGAAAACAAATGAGAATCCGAAAACGCATTTTGCAATTAATCTCTGTTGATTAGACTTGGATGGTATCCTTCTGGCGCTTCAAATCCTAAAAGATCCATCATGGTTGCTGCGACATTGGCGAGACCTTTTTCTTTTATGTTTTGGTTGAGTTGGATTTTTCCCGAAGGATCATATAGTACAAACTGTACGGGATTGAGTGTGTGGCTTGTTTTTGGAACCGGTTTTCCTTCTTTTGAAATTTCAGCAGTACCTTTTTTGGAAAGTTGATACATTTCATCAGCATTCCCATGGTCAGCGGTGATACATAAAATTGTACCAGTTTCATCGCAGATTTTTTTGATACGATCCAAACAAACATCAAGATATTCTAAACTTCGAACAGTGGCATCCATATTTCCGGTATGACCTACCATATCTCCATTTGCATAGTTCACTCTTAAAAAAGGAAATTTGTGTGAAGTGAGAGCAAGTATAAGGTTGTCTGTAATTTCTTTTGCTTTCATCTCAGGTTTCTGGTCAAAAGGAATGATGTCTGATTTTACTTCTTCGTAAGTTTCTAAAGTTTGGTTAAAGTAACCAGATCTATTTCCGTTCCAAAAAAAAGTAACATGGCCGTATTTTTGAGTTTCTGAAAGAGCATATTGTGCCACCCCAGTATTTGCAAAATATTCTCCCATAGTGCGATCAATGGTTGGTGGAGCAACTAAGTATTGTTTGGGGATGAATAGGTCTCCATCATATTGCATCATTCCTGCAAATTCAATTTTTGGAAAACGTTTACGATTGAAATTTGTTAATGATTCCTCTGTAAACGCTCTGGAAATTTCAATGGCTCGGTCACCTCGAAAATTAAAGAACACAACGGAGTCTCCATCTTCTACTTTACCAACAGGTTTTCCATTGGAATCTCCAATCACAAATCCTGGAAGGTATTGGTCGATGACTGATGGGTTTTCTTTTCGAAACGTTTCAATGGCTTCCTTCGCAGTAGCAAAAACGCGGCCTTCTCCCTCAACATGATGATTCCAACCTCTTTCTACCATAGACCAATCAGCATCATATCGATCCATAGTGAGTTCCATTCTTCCCCCACCTGATGCAATCAAAATGTCGATTCCTTTGTTTCTATAGGAATCTAAATATTCTTCAAAAGGGTTTAGATAGTCTAACGCAGATTTTTCGGGAACATCTCTTCCATCTAACAAAATATGGAGACGTATTTTTTTGATATCTTCCTTAATTACATGATCGATGAGTGCTTTTAGATGGTCGATATGACTGTGAACATTTCCATCAGAAAATAGACCAAGAAAATGAAAAGTGGACTTATTTGATTTACAATTGGAAACAGTTTTTTTCCAAATAGGTCCAGTAAACAAACTTCCATTTTCTATCGATTGAGAAACCAATTTGGCACCTTGATCAAAAATTCTTCCAGATCCTAAAACATTATGACCTACTTCTGAGTTGCCCATATCTTCATCACTTGGCATTCCCACCGCAGTTCCATGTGCTTTTAATAATACGGTAGGGTGAGATTTCCAAAGGCCTTTTAATACAGGCATATCTGCTTTCGCTACAGCATTACCATTTTCGTATCCTTTATCTGTAAACCCAACTCCATCTAAGATGATGAGCAAAACTTGTTTGGCTAATGGGCCTTTGGATTGTTTTTTTAGAGTTAACATAGATTAGATTCCCCTGTTTTTTTCCACTTTGAGATTTATTGAAGATTTTGCAACTGGAAGATATCAAAAGGTGTTAGTTCTACGGAACTAGGAACTGGGTTTAAAAGAACATTTCCTAAATTCGAATCGTAAACATAAATTCCTGGTCGATTGAAATCTGTGGATCCAACGAGAAGTTTTCCTTCATTCGTAAGTAATAAACCAGAAAGACTAATTCCTATATTCCCAGGTATTTGTAATAAGGTTCCAATTCGTTCGCCAGTTCTTGGTCGAAAGGCCTGGACTGTTTTTGTAAATCCAGAATCTAGAACAGCTGCAAAACCTAATTCTTCATTTTTGATTTGAAAGGCGAGAATATCTCCACCGGCAGTTTCTTCGGCAAAAAGTCGATTTGGATGAAATTGGCGAGTGTTTAATCTAAAGGCTATGATTCCGGCATCAATTTGAGAAATAAAACCTACACGTCCTACGCACGACATCACCAAATGAGGTTCACCGAACAAATTAATTTTTTGAATTTTGGAACTTGGATTTCTGTAAGGCAGAGTATAAACGGCTTTGATTGAATTTAGGTCCATATCAATTTCTACAAGATATGAATCTGAGTTAGGCGGCAAATATCCTGATACATCATTTCTATCCAATCTTTGTAACAATACAAATAAACTGGATCCTTCCTGAATCATATAAGATGATTCTACTGAACTATCTGGAATTCCCGAGGTTGAAAAAGTTTCTCGAAGTGAAGTAAAGGAAACACCACCTATTTTTGTTCCATTTGTTCTTGAATAAATAGCCAATTCATCTGAATTATATAAACTAATAAAATATTTGTCGTTCCAAACAGAAATGTCTTGTGGATTTTTTCCTTGGCCAACACTAAACTCTTGTTCGGTGATAAATCCAATCTGTGGATTTAATACTTGGATACTGTCACGATTCAATCGATTGACTATAAAAACTCTATCGTTTGTATATCTGCCCACTGCATCTGAATGTATGGGGATGGATGTGGGAAATGTAGTAAACGAGTTTGGTTCAAATGTCTTAAACCTACCTCCACTAGCAAAGTCAGATGTAACAACACCCACGGAAGTGGGAGAAGCCGATAAAAAAAGAAATTGAAAGAAATTAGGTTTTTCAATTTCCAATTGTGCACAATGGAAAGAAAAGAAAAGGATGGGAAATACTCGCAATGCGTATATCCCGCGTAGGGCGTTGTATTTGAAATTCAGATACCTTGCAGCGAATACTCGTAGTGCGTATATCCTGCGTAGGGGGTTGTATTTATCATGAAAGCTATTGGTGGTATTGGACATTAGAATCGGTAGCTCCCTGTAAAATAATAACTGCGGCCAGGTAATGGATATCCGACCAAGTCCTCAACCCGTTTGTCTGTTAGATTACGAACTTCAAATCCTAAAATCAATTCGTTTCCTGTTTCTAAGTTTTTGTAAGGTATATATTGTATGTAGAGGTTCCAAAATTGTCTGGCTGGTAAGTAACCCAGATATTCATTGGTTCTGTCTCTAAAATTGGCACCGATGTATTGGTATTCCAATCCAATTTCTCCATATTCTTTGAAGAATGCGAGGAGTGCACTGCCCTGGCTTTTAGATCGGAGCGGTAAATACTTCCCGTTGAGGGATGGAGATTCCGAATAGTTTTTTGCATCTTGGTAGGTATAATTAAAGTTAAATTTGATTCCTTTATTCCAAATGAAATTATGACTAGTTTCCAAACCTCGAATGAGAGCTTGGTCTACGTTTTCTGGCCTAAGTGTGAATTGCGAATTGGGTAAAAACAATATCATATCATAAATTCTTTTTTGAAAAATGGAAATATCGGATTGAATTTTCCAATTGTTACTTGGTTTTGAATGGAGATAAAATCCAAAATCACCGTTTCGGCTTTGTTCTGGTTTTAATTTAGTGTTCCCAACGATACTTCCACGTTCACCAAATAATTCTAAGAAGGTGGGAATGCGAAAGTCTTTACTAATGTTTGCAAGTGTTCCAAATTCTAAATTTTCTTTTTTGATCCAAACAATTTTAATTCCAAAACTTGGATTGGTGAAAGCTTGTTTTACATAAAATACATCAGTGAGTGGGTCTAAAAGTTGGTTACGAACACTTGTTTCATCTTTTCCAAATCTGTCGGAAAACCGTTCAAATCGTACTTGTGGAACTAAAAAAAGTCGGTTGGAAAAAAGTCTGATTTCGTCTTGAAATGTAGCACTTAAAGTATCTCTACGTTTTTTCGGTTCTTTTCTTTCTGTTTCGTGATTGTATCTTTTTTCGTACCGAGTGAAAAATTCTTGCTCCGTTTGGAAAGAGGTTCGGAGCACTTGATTGTATTCTAATAAATATAATGTGGGTGTGAGTTGAAATCCATATTGGTTTGTTTTTGTATATGAGTTGGGAGTTCCATAACTAAATTCAGATTTAGGATCGAAAAAATCATCTTTAGAAAAGTTACCATAAGTTTTTGTTTCAAGAGTCAGGTTTTGAAAAAGAAATTCGTTTGTTTCCGTAGTGACTGCAGTTGAAAGTTTACTAAAAACTCGTTCTACCGCAACGGTTTGTCTATTGCCTGGACCGGGTAACCCTTGTTTTCTGTGTATGTAATCATTTAGAATGTTTATTTTTGTTTTTCCAAATTCAAGCGAGAGGTTTCCCGTGAATCCGGTTTTTCGAAATTGTGCATTCTTACGTGTGTCAATCGTATCATCGTAAGTATTAAATAAAACAGTTCCTTTGTTATTGAGATAACTAAAGTTTTGGTCAGAAGTTTCCTGGAGAGCCTGTACAAAATAAGATCCACCTGAAAACTGATCCATATGGGTCACTGTGGCTTTGGCAGTTTTAAAACTTCCTCCCATCAAATTGATTCGTGTAATCGGTTTATCTATTTTTGATTTTGAAATTAGATTGATAGAACCTCCGATTGCTGACCCAGAAAATCCTGCGGGAGTACCCGATTTATAAATTTCAATTTTATCTAAATTGTCGAAAGGTAAATCTGCTAAATTGATTTCACCTCCCATAGAATTATTAATAGGAACCCCATTCCAATAGATTTTAGTTTGGTTGGGATTGGTTCCGCGCAATGAGAGAGTGGAATAAGAACCGAGTCCACCGTATTGCCTCACCCGAACTCCTGCTTCTCGGTTTAATACATCGGGCAAACTCGTATATCGAGTGTTTGTTGATGTTAAATCTATTTCTTTCTGAAATCCAGTTGGGTTTTTGGCAAAATTGGAATTTTTTGATTGGTTTTCTACATTGGCTCTAATCTCAACTTCTTTTGTTTCTTTGTTTTGAGCAAGTAACGTAAGGGATGAGAAACATAAAAAAAGTAAAATTGATAATCGGAAATAGGAAACCATGGAGCCGTATTTTCTCGGTACTTGCCAACCTGGAACAGGAAAATTGAGTGTCAATTCCCTAAAGGAAAAAAGCATTGTCCCCATGAAGCATTACGACGTATTCGGCGTGGGAAACGCCCTGGTAGATATCATTGCCTTTATTGATCCCGATTTTTTACAAAAACAAAATATCACGAAAGGTGTGATGACCCTTGTGGATGAATCAAGACAAGGTCAAATTCTTGCAGACCTTCATGATGAAAAAAAAGAACTTCGCTCTGGTGGCAGTGCTGCCAACACCATGATTGCCATTGCAAATTCAGGTGGAACATGTTGTTATACGGGTAAAGTTACCCATGATACTTACGGCGAATTTTATAAAAAAGATATGGAAGATGCAGGTGTACTTTTTGAAACCACTCCTGATAAAAACGGACATACAGGAACTTGTGTGGTTTTAACTACACCAGATGCTGAAAGAACGATGTTAACCAATCTTGCCATTTCTACTTCACTTGGTCCGGATGATATCGATGTAGAAAATCTTAAAAAAAGCAAATTTGTTTATGTCGAAGGTTATTTATGGGATGGAGATTCTACAAAAAAAGCTAGTGAACTTTCTATGAAAGTTGCAAAGGAAAACAATGTAAAAGTTTCTTTTACATATAGTGATCCATTTTGTGTGAATCGTTCCAGAGATGAATTCATCCATCTAACAAAAGAATACGTTGATGTTGTTTTTTGTAATTCTGAAGAAGGATTGGCTCTTAGTGGAGCAAAAACTGCGGAAGATGCTGTTGAGTTTATATCCAAACTTTGTCCTTTAGTATTTATGACTGCTGGTAAAGAAGGTGCTTACGTTGCTGAAAATGGAAAGATCACACTCGTCCCCGGTTTTCCTGTAAAACCAATTGATACAACGGGAGCAGGTGATGCTTTCGCTGCGGGAGTATTGTATGGACTGACGCAAGGATACTCGGCACAAAAGTCTGCCCGTTGGGGAAATTACGTTGCTTCTCGTATTGTTTGTGAAGTGGGCCCACGTTTGTCAGTGCGCCTTATGGGAAGACAAGACGAAATTTTGACTGGGTTTAAAGACGTTTAATTTTAATAGATAAGAATAAAGGTCTTAAATTTTTTTCGAATCTTCCCAAAGGGTTTGAATTTTATCAGCAATTTCAAGAGGGGCAAAGGGTTTTTCGATCACACCAATGCCTCCTCTTTTTTGGTATTCCAAAATTTCATTTTTTAAAACCCTAGATGTTATAAAAGCTACAGGAATCTCTTTAGTTTCTGGAAAAATTTTTAATTCTTCGATAAGTTCCATTCCATTCATACCAGGCATTAGAACATCTAACAAGATTAAGTCGGGCTGTAGGATGATGGCTTTTTGTAGACCTTCTGGTCCAGTTTTTGCAAAACTTATCTGGTAATTCGAGTTAAACTCTAAAGCAATACGAAGAATTTCAACGATATCTTCTTCATCCTCAACAATTAATACATGTTTTAAGGTTGATTCTGTCATTGATTGTATCCAGAAGGAATGAATCCAGGTTTTATGATTGGAAATTCGATAGTAAAAACAGTTCCTTTGTCATCAGAAGTGAAAAATATTTTTCCTTTCATTGCTTCGACAAATCCTTTGGTGATAGAAAGTCCAAGTCCTGAACCACCAACTAATTTATCTTTCGGTGGCGCTCCTTGTGCAAATCTATGAAACAATCTTGGAGCAAAATTCGGATCAATTCCTGGGCCATTGTCTTTGATTAATATTTGTGCATGAGTGTCTGAAGGAACTACCGTAATGTACACTTCCGAAAACTTGGGAGTGTACTTCACTGCATTGGAAATTAGATTTGTAATACAATGATTTAACCTATCTTCATCTACAAAAACAGATGTGGATGGAAAGTTTTGATCATAGTTTAATAAAACATGGTATTGTTCGGCAAAGGTTCTCATTCCATCGACAGAACTTTGAAGGATTTCTTCTAAACGATAGGTTCTGAATTTGAAATTAATATTTCCTGAATCTAAAGCTTCTATATCCAATAAGTCTGTTACAAAACGCACTAATCTTTGTGTATTTTTCCTACAGATATTGAGAAGAGATTTGGTTTGGTTGGAGAGTTCCCCGGCAACACCAGCAAGTAATAAATCGATGGATCCTTTAATGGATGTTAAAGGAGTGCGTAATTCATGGCTTACTAAACTGATAAATTCGTTTTTTAAGGCTTCTGCTTTTTTTCGTTCAGTGATGTTCCTGACGATGGTGAGAACATCATCTTCGCCAGTTTTTGTAAATCGGGCCTCAAAATATTTTTTTCCATCGTAGTCTTCAATGGAATATTCATAAGTTTTGGTTCCACCAGTTTCTAAAACTTGTTCTAAGATGGATTCAATTTCGATGAGTTTTTTGGTTGGAAATAGATTTTCAATTCTTGTGATCCTAACTTCTTTACCTTCGTGAAGCGAATCCCAACCTTTAAAATCGGGAAATTCTTTGTGATCAATTACAGATCCATCTTTACGGATTCCATACAGTTTATCAGGAAGAGAATTTAAGATGGCTTTGTTTTTATTGAGGACTTGGCTGTAATCATCCTTAGCATTTTTTTCAGAAGTAATTTCTGTCGCAATGAGGATGGTAAAATTTTCCTGTGGAAAAACTTGAGTCGCAAACCATCCTTTCGATTGCAAAAAGAACTCATCTGACCGAAATGGTTCTCTATTTTTAATCGCATTTGATAATTGTTTGCCAAAATCGGTTTCGTCCAGGTTCGGAAACAGATCCCAGATGTTTTGCCCTAACATCTGACTGGCGGATTTTTCCACCATACGTTCTGCCGAAGTGTTCACGTAGGTATAATTTAGGTTCTTATCTAAGACAAATACGGCATTTGCACGAGTTTCCAGGATTTTGTCGAAGTATTGGGGGACAAATTTGTGCCAATTCTGTTGCAGAAGTTGCTTTGCATCAAAAAAGCTATCTTCATCCTTGAAAAAGCCTTTGATTTTTTCCAGAAATTCATTCATAGGTGCAGGTATAAGAAAACTAAACCAGAGTTATGATTCAAGTCAGCAATTTATCAAAATTTTACGGTGAAAAACGAGCCATCTCAGGGCTTAATTTCAAATTAGAAAAAGGCGAAATTGTGGGTCTCTTGGGCCTCAATGGCGCCGGAAAAACCACTACCATCCGAATCCTGACAGGGTATTTGATCCCTAGTGCGGGCGATGCTTCCATAGATGGAAAGTCTATCTTTGACTTTCCTTTGGAAGCAAAACAGAAAATCGGATATCTACCTGAAACTCCTCCTCTCTACGAAGATATGACCATTACAGAGTATCTTCAATTTGTAGGTCGGATCAAAAAAATTGAGGAATCAAAACTTGAATCGGAAATTGAAAAAGTTTTGTCTAAAACCAACATTACGGCAGTTAAAGATAAGTTGATTGGAACTTTGTCTTTAGGATTTCGCAAACGTGTTGGAATTGCACAAGCAATACTTGGTGATCCTGAGATTGTGATTATGGACGAACCAATTTCGGGACTAGATCCAAAACAAATTGTCGAAATTCGAAATTTAATTCGAAGTCTCGCAGGTGATCATACAGTTCTGATTTCTAGTCATATCCTTACTGAAATTTATAAAACTTGTGATAAGTTTTTATTTCTACACAAAGGAAGTTTGAAACAAGAACTTTCACTCGGTAGATTGGAAGAAGAAATGAACCGACTTGCTGGATGGGAAGTTGGTCTTTCTGGTAAGAGTGCCGATGAACTGCTTAATTTTATGAAATCAGCGATTGGTGATGGTGATAGTTTGTCTGAGCTAGGAACCAATAAAGAAGAAATTCAATTTTTAGTGCGAACAACAAATCCAAAACGATTCAAAGAATCTTTGTTCTCTAAGGCTTTAGCTAGTGGAATTCAAATTGAATCTTTGAAAAAACAAGAAGTGTCTTTAGAACAAATTTTTATGGAGAAAATATGAACTGGCAAACGGCTGTTTGGATCTATAAAAAAGAATTACGATTATTTTTTGGAACATATATGGGGCCATTGGTTCTCGGCGGAACTGCATTTTTAAATGCACTTTTTGTGATGATTCTAAACTTTAATGGAACTGCAAATTATGAAATTGCAACTTACATCACTTTCATTTCCTTTATGACAACCATTCTCATCGCCATGGTCATCATATCTATGGGATCGATTGTTGAAGAACGAAACAAAGGAACTTTGGAATTACTTTTTACTTCCCCTGTTACCGATTTGGAAATTGTTTTTGGTAAATTTCTTTTTGGTGTCACGGTTTGTGGAATCATTACCGTTTTTATCAATGGACTTTTTCCATTGTTGTTATATTCATTTTGGAAAGCTCCGTTTTATATGGTAGCATCCGGTAGTGTCGGAGTATTTTTGTTAGGTGTCTTTACTTTTACGATCGGAATGTTTGGATCAAGCCTCGGCAAAAACCAAATGATTTCACTTTTAATTTCGGTTTTGATTATTTTGACACTTTGGGTTGTGGGATATTTTTCACATCTTTTCCAAGCAACAACTAGAAAGGTTCTCTTTCACTTACATATTTTTTCCCACTTTGCTGCTTTTGCGAAAGGTGTAGTTCCTTTGACGGGGATAGTGTTTTTCTTAAGCGGAACATTTTTGTTTTTATATCTTACCGTAAAGGTTCTGGAATCCAGGAGATGGAGGGGGTAGATCATGTTTTTAACTGCAGATAGAATTTTACCGTTTATTAGTTTACTTTCACTTTTCGCCTATTTCTTGTTTGATGGGATGGTTGTGGATCCCAAAAGAAGAATTATTTTCCTTGGCGTTATCTTTTTATTTTTAGCTTTTGATACCATCATTCGAGCCTTCTCTAAAGGTTTGCGTAAAGAAGACCAAAACCGCTATATCGCTGCCGGATTTGGGATTGGTGCCTTTTTGTTGTCTGTTTTACGTGATTTTTTAGATCTAAAACCGGTAGCTGGATTCAATGAAGAAGTCAGTGCCATTCCAAAGGTAAGAGAATTTCTTTTACTTTGCGTAGTCCTTCTTTCGATCGTATTTTTACTCCAAGTGGTTTTACTTGAAATTGGAAAATCATCCTTAGAAGCACAAAGTAATTTAGCAAAATCCAAAAATTCCCTACTACAAAATGCAGTTCTTGGATTTTTGTTTGTTCTTCCAATCATCGTTGCTGTTAACTATTTTGCTATCAAACGTAACTATAACTTTGATTTGAGTAGCCAGGGTAAATTTTCTCTTTCTCAAATTTCCCGAAATCTTATCAAACCAATCACAAAAGATATTACGATCACTGCATTTTATCCTCGTCCTTTGGAAGCGGATGGGCCAGCAAACGGAGATAAGTTGGCTGCATTTGCTCTCACTCGAGTTCGTCCGGATATTGAAATCCTTTTGGATCAAATCAAAGCAGAAAATTCACATATAACCGTTCAGTTTATCAATGCGGATGTAGAAGTTGATTTGTTAAAAGAGTTTGGACAGGTTTCTAATGGAACTATTTTTGTCCGTTCCCAGAAACAATCTTTACTCACATCGGGGACTCCTTTTGCAGAAGAAAGGGTAATTGCCAAAGAAACTAAAGATTTGGAAGACTTGGAACGTAAGTTAGTTGGCGCCCTTCTAAATGTCACTACGGAACAGAAAAAAGTATATTTTACCGTTTCCAATGGAGAAAGGTATGGAATGTCCTTTAAGGCACTTCCCAATGAACAAGTAAACCGGTTTGTTTCTTCTTTACAATTTTTAAATTTTAAAGTAGCGGAACTTGGATTTGCACAAGGTTGGCCTTCCAAATTGCCAGAAGATGCAGAAATGTTAGTGGTTCTTGGGCCTACTGTTCCATTTTCCAAAGAAGCAAAAGACGAAATTACTAAATTTGTTTTGGAAAAAAATGGCAAACTTCTCATCACCATGGAACCGAAAGGAAACGAAGATTTCGGGTGGTTACTGACAACGGCTGGCCTGAAATTCAAATCTACTCAGCTCATTGAAAGAGAAGAAAAACCGGGGTTTGTTGTGGCTAAACGTTTTCCAGACAACAGGCTCACTGATTTACTTCAGAAAAAAGATATGGGAATTCTTTTTCCTTACAGTGGTTATTTGGAAACAGATGCTACCATTCCATCTCCCTATGTTTTTAAATCAGAAACTTTGTTAGAATCTGGATTCGAAGCTTATACAGATGAAAATAAAAATGGAAAACTAGATCCTAACGAAAAACGTGAAAGTAAAATTCTTTCCGTTGTTTTAACACCCATGTCACTTGTGAGTGAAAAATCAGGAAAAATTATTTTACATACTGGTACTTCTTGGATTACTGATCAGTTCATTCCGTACGCGATGAACTCTCAGTTTTCCACTGTGTCCATCACAGGTTTATTCCAAGACACTGCTGTTGCAGAAATTCCACTTAAAAAAGAAGAACTTGATACCATTTCCCTTTCCGACAATCAAAAGTTAGTTGCATGGGTGATTGGAGTGTTTTTGTTCCCTGGATTCATTCTGGCAGCGGGATCCTACTTTGTCTATGTTCGCCGAAAAAGTTCTATGATTGAAGTATGAAACAGAAAATTAGTTTAGTAGTCCTTGCCTTTGTTGGGTTGTTTTTACTTTTCTACTGGATGGAAGACCATCCAGAGAACATTTCTGAGACAAATTTTTGGAAAGAAGATTGGAAGTCCATTCAATACATTCCACCGAAAGAAGATTGGTGTGGTGTTATGGAGCCAAAGTTTGCTGATGAAACTATGGTGTTTCGTAAAATTCCTCGTGGATGGAACTTAACTCCAGTTTATACAGTATCATCCATAAAAAA from Leptospira noumeaensis includes:
- a CDS encoding serine hydrolase domain-containing protein, which translates into the protein MRFRILICFLFSLFFTNCGESEIGSFSEETKEKIRKRIKQEGFLGVVLISQDDNILFRESIFPGKKRKNSQLYKKHNFPLGESTKTFTSFVIHMLEEEKKISLTDPVTKHLKWFPYPKITIGHLLHHTSGLPKIIEFLPNFDTEKNHLKRDDVKRIFLESKLKPAFPPGEYWKYSRLDYVFLSYIIEKVSGSTYSKFLKEKVFDPLGFQHSNVDSNEVLIGNSGIYSTPEDLSLFSLELKKPKLISKTSRDSLIKKTVLSDSISEDPIAFGEGVFVGDYFYWTYGKEKGISNFIYHDLKSRIFITIISPYGNSKGDLSSIKSILTEIIFDAKKLNLKKRTNLPNEIYIEDLMKEEKVPSLGIAVFRNQGLSWKKMYGTKTQHTLFRAGSLSKTMTATATLRLVESGQLDLYSNWIGKLKQYKVSVPKGKRRSIVNLDLLLSHTSGLTEKGNWDDPINSGKKHLRELKDTNTTKGNGLKLYYKPGSKSRYSGGGYSIVQEILAERTGKSFQNLMSEVVFQPLHMTRSTFRQNLTADDDRLDGYDEQGNLLPQKSFVTPELSSGGLWTTPEEVGLLFHEVAKAKQGKSNFLSKDSAEYLLSPKMSAANLTVHALVAHGFFLNRTGKTEYFFHGGHTKGHKSLALFNTEKGYGVVIMTNSENGSKLIWRILRSISVEEKWDKFVN
- the gpmI gene encoding 2,3-bisphosphoglycerate-independent phosphoglycerate mutase, encoding MLTLKKQSKGPLAKQVLLIILDGVGFTDKGYENGNAVAKADMPVLKGLWKSHPTVLLKAHGTAVGMPSDEDMGNSEVGHNVLGSGRIFDQGAKLVSQSIENGSLFTGPIWKKTVSNCKSNKSTFHFLGLFSDGNVHSHIDHLKALIDHVIKEDIKKIRLHILLDGRDVPEKSALDYLNPFEEYLDSYRNKGIDILIASGGGRMELTMDRYDADWSMVERGWNHHVEGEGRVFATAKEAIETFRKENPSVIDQYLPGFVIGDSNGKPVGKVEDGDSVVFFNFRGDRAIEISRAFTEESLTNFNRKRFPKIEFAGMMQYDGDLFIPKQYLVAPPTIDRTMGEYFANTGVAQYALSETQKYGHVTFFWNGNRSGYFNQTLETYEEVKSDIIPFDQKPEMKAKEITDNLILALTSHKFPFLRVNYANGDMVGHTGNMDATVRSLEYLDVCLDRIKKICDETGTILCITADHGNADEMYQLSKKGTAEISKEGKPVPKTSHTLNPVQFVLYDPSGKIQLNQNIKEKGLANVAATMMDLLGFEAPEGYHPSLINRD
- a CDS encoding TonB-dependent receptor encodes the protein MVSYFRLSILLFLCFSSLTLLAQNKETKEVEIRANVENQSKNSNFAKNPTGFQKEIDLTSTNTRYTSLPDVLNREAGVRVRQYGGLGSYSTLSLRGTNPNQTKIYWNGVPINNSMGGEINLADLPFDNLDKIEIYKSGTPAGFSGSAIGGSINLISKSKIDKPITRINLMGGSFKTAKATVTHMDQFSGGSYFVQALQETSDQNFSYLNNKGTVLFNTYDDTIDTRKNAQFRKTGFTGNLSLEFGKTKINILNDYIHRKQGLPGPGNRQTVAVERVFSKLSTAVTTETNEFLFQNLTLETKTYGNFSKDDFFDPKSEFSYGTPNSYTKTNQYGFQLTPTLYLLEYNQVLRTSFQTEQEFFTRYEKRYNHETERKEPKKRRDTLSATFQDEIRLFSNRLFLVPQVRFERFSDRFGKDETSVRNQLLDPLTDVFYVKQAFTNPSFGIKIVWIKKENLEFGTLANISKDFRIPTFLELFGERGSIVGNTKLKPEQSRNGDFGFYLHSKPSNNWKIQSDISIFQKRIYDMILFLPNSQFTLRPENVDQALIRGLETSHNFIWNKGIKFNFNYTYQDAKNYSESPSLNGKYLPLRSKSQGSALLAFFKEYGEIGLEYQYIGANFRDRTNEYLGYLPARQFWNLYIQYIPYKNLETGNELILGFEVRNLTDKRVEDLVGYPLPGRSYYFTGSYRF
- a CDS encoding adenosine kinase, with the translated sequence MKHYDVFGVGNALVDIIAFIDPDFLQKQNITKGVMTLVDESRQGQILADLHDEKKELRSGGSAANTMIAIANSGGTCCYTGKVTHDTYGEFYKKDMEDAGVLFETTPDKNGHTGTCVVLTTPDAERTMLTNLAISTSLGPDDIDVENLKKSKFVYVEGYLWDGDSTKKASELSMKVAKENNVKVSFTYSDPFCVNRSRDEFIHLTKEYVDVVFCNSEEGLALSGAKTAEDAVEFISKLCPLVFMTAGKEGAYVAENGKITLVPGFPVKPIDTTGAGDAFAAGVLYGLTQGYSAQKSARWGNYVASRIVCEVGPRLSVRLMGRQDEILTGFKDV
- a CDS encoding response regulator — translated: MTESTLKHVLIVEDEEDIVEILRIALEFNSNYQISFAKTGPEGLQKAIILQPDLILLDVLMPGMNGMELIEELKIFPETKEIPVAFITSRVLKNEILEYQKRGGIGVIEKPFAPLEIADKIQTLWEDSKKI